DNA sequence from the Streptomyces sp. CA-210063 genome:
AGACCGTGGCCGACCTGCCCGAGGGCAGCCCCGGTGACGGGCTGCGCACGGCCGCCGGCAAGGCGGTGGAGTCCGGCGCCTACGCCTGCGGGGTGGACGAGTTCGAGGACGACAAGTTCGGCGCGGCGGCGGCGACACTCAACGACTTCGCCGACATGTACGAGGACAACAAGAACGCGAAGCGTGCCCGGCAGATCGCCATCGCCGCGGAGATCGCCGAGGAACGGCCCGAGGCGGGCCGGAAGCTGCCGCCCTCCCGCGGCCCGGGCGGCGCCACGATGCCGATGGAGATCAGCAACGACGCCCCGACGGCGGTCGAGTTTCTCTACACCGGCCCGGTCACCGGCAGCGTCTACCTCCCGGCGTGCACCGACTGCACCGAGTACTCCAGCGAGTCGGAGGCCTCGGACGCCGCCTGCGCGAACAGCGGCATCGACTACCCGACCAACTACCTCAACCTGCCCGCCGGCGACTACCACACCCTCATCAAGTACGCCGACGAATCCGTCGAAGACACAGAGGCCGTGGAGAACAAGGCCGACGGGATGAGCATCGATCCCGGCTACACGTACACCAACTGCACGTACGTCGTGAGCGAGAGCAGCTACCCGGGGTATCCCGACCTTCCGACCCTGCCGGAACTCCCGGAGATAGAGCCGATCGAGCCGATCGAGCCCCTCGATCCGATCGTCTGACTCACTGGGACAGCCATCCGCCGGTACCGCCGGTACCGCCAGTGCCGCCGGTGCCGTGGTTGGCTGTCCCGGCGTCCGCTCAGCGCTCGACGCGGATCCGTACGGTGAGCGCGTCGCGCGTGGCGACGCCGCCCGTCCGGGCGATCGTCTTGGCGATCTTCTCGGCGTCGAGGGCGAGTTCGCGGAACATGCCGCTGATGGGGTTGGTGAAGCCGGTGAAGTACAGGCCGGGGGCGTTCTCGGGGGAGCGCGGTCCGTGCACGACCGGCTTCCCGCGTCCGTCCAGGACGTCGAGATGTCCGACGAGACCTTCCAGGGCACGTCGGTAGCCGGTGGCGGCGATCACGGCGTCGGTCTCGACCCGGCTGCCGTCGGCGAGGACGACCTTGCCGTCCTCGAACCCCTCGACCGCGCCGACGACCTCGACCTTCCCCTTCCGTACGGCGTCGATGAGCCCGACGTCCTGCACGGGGACGGACCCCTCGTTCACGCGGGAGTAGAGGCCGGTGTCGGGCCGGGGCAGGCCGTGCGCCGACAGGTCCGGCACGCTCAGCTTCGCCACCGGCTTGGCGAGCCGGTCCACGAGGGCGACCGGCAGTCGCCGTACGAGGACGGCCGTGTACTGGGCCGCCCACCCGGCGGTCGACCGGCGCACGATGTGCGGGGCCGTCCGCACCGCGAGCCGCACGCGCCCCGCCCCGCCCTCGACGAGGTCGACGGCGATCTCCGCGCCGGTGTTGCCGATGCCGACGACCAGGACGTCCCGGCCGGCGTAGGGCTTCGGGTTGCGGTACTCGCGGGCGTGCACCAGCTCGCCCTCGTACGAGTCCCGGCCCGGCCAGTCGGGGATGTGGGGTGTGTGGTTGTAGCCGGTGGCGACGACGACCGCGCTGCCGGTCAGCTCGCGGCCGCCGGTGGCGTGCAGCAGCCAGCCGCCGCCGTCCGCGCTCCGCTCGACGCGGGACACCTCGACGCCGGTCACGATCTCCAACTGGTGCACCTCGGCGTACTTCTCCAGGTACCGCACCACGTTGTCCCGCGCCACCCACCGGCCGAAGCGGCGCGGCATCGGCAGACCGGGCAGCGCCGACAGCCGCCGGGTCGTGTGCAGACGCAGCCGGTCGTAGTGCCGCCGCCAGGACGCCCCGACCCCGTCCGCCTTCTCCAGCACCACGGCCCGCACCCCCTGCGCACGCAACGCGTACGCCACGGCCAGCCCCCCGGGCCCGCCGCCGATCACATACACGGGGCGGTCGGACACTGGGGTAGCGGAATCTCTGGAGTCGGCCATGTGCCTGAGCGTATGCGCGCCCTCACTTGATGGGTCTCGGTCAAGCCGGGAATTGATTGCGGATTGATCACGGATGTAGGAGGGGTGCGTGGGGTCTGTGACGTAGGTCGCTTGGTATGCGGGGAGGAGGTGATGTGCCGGGTGTACTTATTAGGAGTACAGTCCTTAGGAGTGCACTCCTAAGGAGTCGATGTGCAGCATCCAGGATTGCCGGGAAAGCCGTCGCACGTCTTCGATCGCGCCGCGGAGTGGAAGGGGCTCACCGCCTTCGCGGGGCGGCCACTGCCGCACGCCATGCTCGGGATCGTCAGCGGCAGACGGCGGATGGGCAAGACCTATCTCCTGCGGGCGCTCGTCGAGGAGCGGGGCGGGTTCTACTTCGGGGCCACGGCCGGGACCGAGGCGGAGTCCCTCCGCCAGTTCAGTGCCGCGCTCGCCGATCATGCGCGCTCCCCCGTGCCCTTCTCCTTCGCCACCTGGAGCGACGCGGTCTCCTACCTCTTCGGGCTCGCCGCCCCCGACCGGGGAGGTGGCCTCGACCGGGGAGGCGCCCTCGACCGGGGAGGTGGCCTCGACCGGGGAGGTGCCCTCGACCGGGAAGGCGCTCCCGGCCGGGAAAGCGTCGGCTCGTCCGCGACGTCCGGCGCACCGTTTCTCGTGGTCATCGACGAGTTCCCCTACCTGGCCAAGGTCGCCCCGGAGCTTCCCTCGCTCATCCAGCGTGAGATCGACCGCTTCCAGGTCGAGCGGAGCCACATGCGGCTCCTCCTGTGCGGTTCGGCGATGTCCGTCATGGGCGGACTCCTGGCGAGCACCGCACCCCTGCGCGGCCGGGCCCAACTGGAACTCGTCGTACGCCCCTTCGGATACCGGGCGGCCGCCGACTTCTGGGGTGTCACGGCCGAACCCGCGCTCGCCGCCCGGCTGCATGCCGTTCTCGGGGGCACGCCCGCCTACCGCCGCCAGTTCCTGGCGGACGACGTTCCCGCGAGCCTGGGGGACTTCGACGACTGGATCTGCCGTACGGTCCTCTCGCCGTTCAGTCCCCTCTTCCGGGAGGCGCGCTATCTGCTCGCCGAGGAGGCGGACATCCGCGACACCGCGCTCTACCACTCGGTGCTGGCCGCGGTCGCCCAGGGCAACACGACGCGCGGCGGCATCGCGGGATACATCGGCCGCAAGTCCGTCGACATCTCGCACCCGCTCAACGTCCTGGAAGACAGCCACCTGTTGGCACGTGAGGCGGACATCTTCCGGGCCGGGAAGTCGCAGTACCGGATCACCGAACCGCTGATCACCTTCTACGAGGCTGTCATGCGCCCCTCCTGGGCGCGGCTGGAGAGCGGC
Encoded proteins:
- a CDS encoding flavin-containing monooxygenase, which translates into the protein MADSRDSATPVSDRPVYVIGGGPGGLAVAYALRAQGVRAVVLEKADGVGASWRRHYDRLRLHTTRRLSALPGLPMPRRFGRWVARDNVVRYLEKYAEVHQLEIVTGVEVSRVERSADGGGWLLHATGGRELTGSAVVVATGYNHTPHIPDWPGRDSYEGELVHAREYRNPKPYAGRDVLVVGIGNTGAEIAVDLVEGGAGRVRLAVRTAPHIVRRSTAGWAAQYTAVLVRRLPVALVDRLAKPVAKLSVPDLSAHGLPRPDTGLYSRVNEGSVPVQDVGLIDAVRKGKVEVVGAVEGFEDGKVVLADGSRVETDAVIAATGYRRALEGLVGHLDVLDGRGKPVVHGPRSPENAPGLYFTGFTNPISGMFRELALDAEKIAKTIARTGGVATRDALTVRIRVER
- a CDS encoding AAA family ATPase, with the protein product MQHPGLPGKPSHVFDRAAEWKGLTAFAGRPLPHAMLGIVSGRRRMGKTYLLRALVEERGGFYFGATAGTEAESLRQFSAALADHARSPVPFSFATWSDAVSYLFGLAAPDRGGGLDRGGALDRGGGLDRGGALDREGAPGRESVGSSATSGAPFLVVIDEFPYLAKVAPELPSLIQREIDRFQVERSHMRLLLCGSAMSVMGGLLASTAPLRGRAQLELVVRPFGYRAAADFWGVTAEPALAARLHAVLGGTPAYRRQFLADDVPASLGDFDDWICRTVLSPFSPLFREARYLLAEEADIRDTALYHSVLAAVAQGNTTRGGIAGYIGRKSVDISHPLNVLEDSHLLAREADIFRAGKSQYRITEPLITFYEAVMRPSWARLESGQAAEVWAGSAERFAAQVAGPHFEGMCREYVLGPGRSLLRTSLGEIGGGVVSDPKARRQIQVDVAAVEQGSGGSRPTVALLGEAKWGTVMGLGHLERLRRAGELLTARGMDTEDCLLACFSAAGFSDALRAEAKQGGVALVGLEELYGAGGDRYEVGTDAAAGR